Within the Setaria viridis chromosome 3, Setaria_viridis_v4.0, whole genome shotgun sequence genome, the region GGAAGTGCGCTTGGCCATGAGCGACTGATACACCATGCTGCCCgtgccggcgagccgcgcctgCAGGCCCTCGGCGAAGCAGTGCGCCAGGCGCTGCGTGGCGTCCCCCTGCGGACTGGCATGCTGCTTGATCTGCTTGAGCAGCTCAGTTGCGTTGCGGCGGTCGTCACTAGCGACGGCCTGCGCGCAGTGGATGAGCAGCGTGCGAAGGTCCAccacctccctcccgccgcggcgccctccTCCCTTGGCCTTGGCCTTGCCGTTTCCGTTGACAGCCTCCTTCTTGGCGGCCTCCTCCTGCATGGCGATCCGCAGCTTCTCCATCTGCTCGACGCACATCTCGTGGGAGGTGATCATGTACTTGTCGAAGACGTCCCGGTCGTCGCCGTCCCCCTGCAGCGCGCTCTGCTTGCTGCTCCGGCGGTCCATCTCCaggtcctcctcgtcgtcgtagAACCGGTTCTTACGGCCGCGaccccccacgccgccgccgcctccaggcACCGCATCAagcgccgccacggccaccacctcctccttcaCGGCCACCGCTGCGGCGACTGGGGCGGAGCCGTTGAATCCGGCAGCCGCGAACTTGTTCTCGGTGGGGAGGACGAACCTCTTGGCGTCCTCGGGCGGGTCGAGGTCGATGACGAGCTTGTCCTGGCTGGGGAGGAACTTGTTGGCCTCCTCCATGCCCTTGAGGAAGGCGGAGCTCATGAGGTCGGAGTTGGCGCCGTCGCTGAAGAAGGCGGCAGGGTCGAGGTCGAAGCCGTTGAACTGGGCGCCGGGGGCCGAGGCGTAGGAGTCGACCGCCGCGGGGGTGAGGGGCGCGTTGGCGGCgtcggaggagcaggaggaggcggggtgGGAGACGCTGGCGCCGCTGTGGGTCGCGGAAGGGGAGGTGGAGGTGTCGTCGGAGAGGATGTCGAGGAAGGGCTGCTGCGCCTGGAGCAGCGCCGGGTGGTCGGGGTACTCGTAGAAGAACTTGTCGTCGATGTCCTCCTCCATGAGCATGCGGGAGATGAAGGGGAGCACCATGtcctccggcgacgccgccgccccggccccaccGTTAGGTTGGGGGTAAGACGGCTGCGGCTGAGGCTGAGGCTGAGGCTGCTCGTGATGCGGGGTGGGCGGGAGGTCGAGGTaggcggagggggaggtgggGCCGAGGTCGGAGAGGTAGAAGGAGAGGTCGTCGGCGATGGCGCCGGGGGATGGGGAGGGGTCGTAGGAGgagcccatggcggcggcggagggaacgGGTGGTGGGTGAGAGGAGTggatgaggacgaggagggtTTAGCGGCTGGCTTTGTAGGGGaggggcggggaggggagcgaGCGGGCGACGAAGGttcggggaaggcggcggcggcggaaatgGATTGGGGGATTGAGAGGAGAtggtggagtggaggaggagacgggggaAAGGGGGATCGGGAGCCGGGTGGCCCCAGGCGGTGGGCCCGGTCGGCTGGGCTGGACCGGGCCCGGCGGCGACTTTCCCCTGGCTCTCTCTCTATCGGTTTGACGGTTTCCACCGTGTCATAGCTCAGAGGCTGCCTGCGACTGCAAGTGATGGGAGGCTCGGTAGTGTATCCCGGGGGTGCAGAAGAGTTTAATTTCTGTTTTTCCTTGTTGTAAAACGATAATAATTGGTAGGAAAATAATGTACTTCTATTTTCGATAGCTCAGTCATCCGATGGATCGCTACGAACACGACAAACTTGAGTGTCACACATGGTGTACGCATACGACGAGTGCGTTCTCGATAAGGGTTTGACCTTTTCCACGCATAATCGGTTGTGGCTCCTGACGGATCAAATCGTTCGCGGTGAGTTGTCGCAAGCGAAACGTGTGAGTGTGGTTGCATCCCATTTCCTCACCGCTCTCCAGCTGCTAGCCGCCTTGCCAAACTCCCTTTCAAACCAACGGCTCAAATCTCACCCGCCtccatgtttgatttttttttataccGTTCGTTTTGTTTTCCATTGGTAATATTGGTAAACGCAAAAGGAAACGATGGAGGTTGCATGTGAGCATGGCCGATCGAAGGAGACCATTGTAGAGAAGTTGGGCGATAGTTTGTTACGCGTCGCGTACGTGCTGCACCCATGAGCCCAGCCCAGATCCGACACTAAACGATTAATGTACAGGAAGCCGTTGAAGCGAGCCTAGAAGGCACAGAGAAGGTTGCCTGGCATGGCATCATCGTCGTAAGCGGCATGGGGTGGACCCTGATGACCGTGCAGCCGTTAGGGACAATAATGGGGGTGCACGTATCCGAGCAAGCACGTACAAACAGGCAAGCGCCTTCCACGTCAGCGTCGCCCGTTTATACTTGGCACGCATGGAGGTGGAGCCGCTCGTGGGTGGTCGATCGGAGAAGATCGTATCCCTAACGAAAGGGCCGGCACTACTGTGCTCGGTATCCTGGACATGTCCTGTGGATCGGATCATTGAGTGCATGCAGGACCATTTTTATTCCAAAACTGAAAAAAGAATAGAGAGTGCAGGACCATGTCGTCTTATACGTGTACAGCTTGCAACGTCCAGCCATGGATGATTTAGCTAGCCTTTCTCTCAAGCACGCTCAGCATTACTAAATTACACAAACGtgcatacacacacacacacacacacacacacacacacacacacacacacacacatatatatatatatatatatatatatatatatatatataaacaatATACAATACATGTTGATCGATCATcttaaacgtcatatatttaagaatgaaCTTGGTAGGCATGACATCGTATCCACAAGGGATAAATTCAGCACCGTGCATACACTACTGTACACAGATGCACATGCCGTCGGTTCTCCTGAGCAAGGTACCTGCAGCTCATTCTTGAACCGACACAACCATCCTCCATCGATCCCTAGCGATATATAGGACTCTGTAGTTGCCTAGTTGGCAAGTGCTTCCAGAAGGATGCCCaacatcttttttattttttagtccTTTTtatgaaagattctcacaaatacgtccCTGACGGAACTAATTCTAAAAAtgaacccttagcttggcgccatccacgctggcgccaagcttacacatCTCAGCACCAGCCATCCTAGCgcccatgcgcagctgctgacgtgGATGCCGACGTGGTGGGGGCTTGGCGCCGTAGACCTTGACGCCGAGCAATTTACCTTTCGAACGAGTTTCGAAtaaaacaagtataattattccgaggagtgtgcaacaaactatgctTTAGTTCAACTAGTTAGGACGTGAGCTTCTTATCCTAaagacctgagttcaaaccccTGAATCTTTTTTCCTacattttactttttttagcTAATCGGTGCTAATAAGAGTTCTGTATAAAAATGATTTTCTACGTAAGTCTGCAAGGAGATTACTCATTGCTAGCTGTACCATTTCCGCGGGGCACGTAGCTGTTGATCGACATGGTCCAGGCGCTTAGTTCGTACGGAGTACATTTTTGTTACGACCAGCGTAGAGTCTTGGTTATCAGCATCGGTTTTATTCAGGCTtcaaaatttgaaatgaaaTATGGACCGCGCTGATCAACAGTTCAAAACCGCGTACCTAGGCTTAGGCTTACCTGTCTCAAAAATAGTAAGAGGTGAAGAACTGACccgatctttttttttggcgCGGTTGATCTCAGACATGGGTAACGAACTATAAATCCATCATGCAtgttgattaaaaaaaataaaatgtaggaAAAAAATTCAACACAAGAGTTTGAACTCAGTCTTTAGGATAAGAAGCCCacatcctaaccagttgaactagagcatagtttgttgcaaactcctcggaataattatattTGTTTCGTTCGAAACTTGTTCGAAaggtaaattgctcggcgccaaggTGTACGGCGCCAaacttggcgccaagatctactgGCGCCAAGCCCCTGACACGTCGGTATCCGcttcagcagctgcgcatggaccttggtgCCAgaatggctggcgccgagacgtgtaagcttggcgccagcgtgaatggcgccaagctaagggtccatttttggaattggttccgccaggggcgtatttgtgagaatctttcacaaaaagggctaaaaaataaaaaatttgggGATGCCTACATGTGGCGCGCGAGAGCTCACGCGAAAATGTGTTATCCATgttaaggtggtgtttggatatgaggtgctaaactttagcagggtcacatcggatgtttggatgctaattaggaggactaaacatgagttaattacaaaactaattgcacagatgaagtctaattcgtgagacgaatctattaagactaattaatccatcattagcaaatgattactgtagcaccacattgccaaatcatggactaattaggcttaatagattcatctcgtgaatcagactccatctgtgcaattagttttgtaattagactatgtttaatactcctaattagtatccaaacatccgatgtgataggtgctaaagtttagcaggggaGAAAAAGTGGCCCGAAGCTGTTTCGACAACGCATTTATATGCGGGCGCTCGGACAGTCATCATCATACCGAGTCCTTTATTAATTTAATCACATTCAACTTGGCcttttttttagagaaattACACTTAATCCGCATCGATCCTCAGGATCCTTGGGCCCACCACCAACCAAACACCGcacttcatttttgggattctTATAAGGTGAGATTTAATATGTAACTCATACTTTTAGGCCTTTGGATATGGACTTAAATCGAAATATCTATGCGagtatctttttctttaactATATTTGTAAAGTGatttagatttttctttttactaAGGGACATTTTGCAATAAAAATTCACGTGTGTGTCTTTAACATATTCCTATTTAAGCTAgaattatttttccttttttgcttTGACTTTCAGAGACATCCAATGGTCAAGGGTGATAAATAAAAACTTATAGAGATAAGCAAAACCTAAGAAAGGCTTTCACGGAATAAACCATAATAGCACAAATAAGAAAAAACGCTTTCTTATCACTATGAAATATCTCGAAGAAAACGAACCATATGCAGTGGCTGTATATATTGCATTGTGATGTAGAGGCCGGAATATTGAACtattcctttatcta harbors:
- the LOC117849444 gene encoding scarecrow-like protein 34; this encodes MGSSYDPSPSPGAIADDLSFYLSDLGPTSPSAYLDLPPTPHHEQPQPQPQPQPSYPQPNGGAGAAASPEDMVLPFISRMLMEEDIDDKFFYEYPDHPALLQAQQPFLDILSDDTSTSPSATHSGASVSHPASSCSSDAANAPLTPAAVDSYASAPGAQFNGFDLDPAAFFSDGANSDLMSSAFLKGMEEANKFLPSQDKLVIDLDPPEDAKRFVLPTENKFAAAGFNGSAPVAAAVAVKEEVVAVAALDAVPGGGGGVGGRGRKNRFYDDEEDLEMDRRSSKQSALQGDGDDRDVFDKYMITSHEMCVEQMEKLRIAMQEEAAKKEAVNGNGKAKAKGGGRRGGREVVDLRTLLIHCAQAVASDDRRNATELLKQIKQHASPQGDATQRLAHCFAEGLQARLAGTGSMVYQSLMAKRTSAVDILQAYQLYMAAICFKKVVFIFSNQTIYNASLGKKKIHIVDYGIHYGFQWPCFLRRIACREGGPPEVRITGIDLPQPGFRPTQRIEETGRRLSKYAQEFGVPFKYQVIAASKMETIRAEDLNLDPEEVLIVNCLYQFKNLMDESVLIESPRDIVLNNIRKMRPHAFIHAIVNGSFSAPFFVTRFREALFYYSALFDVLDTTTPRDSNQRMLIEQNIFGRAALNVIACEGTDRVERPETYKQWQVRNQRAGLKQLPLNPDVVQVVRDKVDGCYHKDFVIDIDHNWLLQGWKGRILYAISTWVANDDAGSYF